The following coding sequences are from one Carassius gibelio isolate Cgi1373 ecotype wild population from Czech Republic chromosome B7, carGib1.2-hapl.c, whole genome shotgun sequence window:
- the LOC127962078 gene encoding G2/mitotic-specific cyclin-B3 isoform X2 → MPFSRGKKPTTSKIPKLHPKGLENQDGPQTKRSSSSPQGAPKKRTAFVDITNAHKIELSNPIKKKDPVKKLQKKVSVLSKNDVNSKSVINSEDKLDELKNAEFKIEKLEEPSSKAPIPPHLQPPEIPPEFDIDSEHLSDSTHTVEYAKDIFDYLKSREEKFVLHDYMADQPNLNSNMRAILVDWLVEVQENFELNHETLYLAVKMTDHYLAVSQAKRESLQLIGSTAMLIASKFEERAPPCLDDFLYICDDAYKRSQLIAMEISILQALNFDINIPVPYRFLRRYAKCVNAGMDTLTLARFICELSLLEMEFVPVRASLLASACVLIALVTKDLGGWTKCLEFHSGYSVEDLAPVVRKLHEMLISPPDSKLAVVRSKYAHKVFFEVALIPTVSLETLERFLK, encoded by the exons GATGGCCCTCAGACCAAGCGCTCATCTTCTTCTCCCCAAGGGGCCCCTAAGAAAAGAACTGCTTTCGTGGACATCACCAAT GCACACAAGATTGAGCTAAGCAACCCCATCAAGAAGAAAGATCCTGTCAAGAAACTGCAGAAGAAGGTCTCAGTACTTTCTAAGAATGATGTCAACTCAAA ATCTGTGATCAATTCAGAGGACAAGTTAGATGAACTCAAGAATGCGGAATTCAAGATTGAGAAACTGGAAGAACCTTCTTCCAAAGCTCCAATTCCTCCACACCTACAGCCTCCAGAG ATTCCTCCTGAGTTTGACATTGATTCAGAGCACCTCAGTGACTCTACACATACAGTGGAGTACGCTAAAGATATTTTTGACTACCTCAAGAGCAGAGAG GAAAAGTTTGTCTTACATGACTACATGGCCGATCAGCCAAATCTAAACAGTAATATGAGAGCGATTCTGGTGGACTGGCTGGTGGAGGTCCAG GAGAATTTTGAGCTGAATCATGAGACTCTGTACCTTGCTGTGAAAATGACGGATCATTATCTGGCTGTGAGCCAGGCCAAGCGGGAGTCTTTACAGCTCATTGGTTCCACTGCCATGCTCATTGCTTCTAAGTTTGAG GAGCGAGCTCCACCTTGCCTGGATGATTTCCTGTATATTTGTGATGATGCCTACAAGCGTTCTCAGCTCATCGCCATGGAAATCAGCATCTTGCAGGCGCTGAACTTTGACATCAATATTCCGGTTCCATACCGCTTCCTCCGTCGCTACGCCAAG TGTGTGAATGCAGGTATGGACACACTGACTCTTGCACGCTTTATTTGTGAGCTGAGTTTGCTGGAGATGGAGTTTGTGCCCGTGAGAGCATCTTTGCTCGCCTCTGCCTGTGTGCTCATCGCTCTGGTTACTAAGGATCTTGGAGGATGG ACAAAGTGTTTGGAGTTTCACTCTGGATACAGTGTGGAGGATCTGGCACCCGTGGTCAGAAAACTTCATGAAATGCTCATCAGCCCGCCGGACAGTAAACTCGCCGTCGTCAGGAGCAAGTATGCACACAA GGTTTTCTTTGAAGTTGCATTGATCCCCACAGTGAGTCTGGAAACGTTGGAAAGGTTTTTGAAATGA
- the LOC127962078 gene encoding G2/mitotic-specific cyclin-B3 isoform X1, with the protein MPFSRGKKPTTSKIPKLHPKGLENQDGPQTKRSSSSPQGAPKKRTAFVDITNAVSQCFLAPRFDSDDVRPAHKIELSNPIKKKDPVKKLQKKVSVLSKNDVNSKSVINSEDKLDELKNAEFKIEKLEEPSSKAPIPPHLQPPEIPPEFDIDSEHLSDSTHTVEYAKDIFDYLKSREEKFVLHDYMADQPNLNSNMRAILVDWLVEVQENFELNHETLYLAVKMTDHYLAVSQAKRESLQLIGSTAMLIASKFEERAPPCLDDFLYICDDAYKRSQLIAMEISILQALNFDINIPVPYRFLRRYAKCVNAGMDTLTLARFICELSLLEMEFVPVRASLLASACVLIALVTKDLGGWTKCLEFHSGYSVEDLAPVVRKLHEMLISPPDSKLAVVRSKYAHKVFFEVALIPTVSLETLERFLK; encoded by the exons GATGGCCCTCAGACCAAGCGCTCATCTTCTTCTCCCCAAGGGGCCCCTAAGAAAAGAACTGCTTTCGTGGACATCACCAAT GCTGTCTCTCAGTGTTTTTTGGCCCCTCGGTTTGATTCTGATGATGTCAGACCA GCACACAAGATTGAGCTAAGCAACCCCATCAAGAAGAAAGATCCTGTCAAGAAACTGCAGAAGAAGGTCTCAGTACTTTCTAAGAATGATGTCAACTCAAA ATCTGTGATCAATTCAGAGGACAAGTTAGATGAACTCAAGAATGCGGAATTCAAGATTGAGAAACTGGAAGAACCTTCTTCCAAAGCTCCAATTCCTCCACACCTACAGCCTCCAGAG ATTCCTCCTGAGTTTGACATTGATTCAGAGCACCTCAGTGACTCTACACATACAGTGGAGTACGCTAAAGATATTTTTGACTACCTCAAGAGCAGAGAG GAAAAGTTTGTCTTACATGACTACATGGCCGATCAGCCAAATCTAAACAGTAATATGAGAGCGATTCTGGTGGACTGGCTGGTGGAGGTCCAG GAGAATTTTGAGCTGAATCATGAGACTCTGTACCTTGCTGTGAAAATGACGGATCATTATCTGGCTGTGAGCCAGGCCAAGCGGGAGTCTTTACAGCTCATTGGTTCCACTGCCATGCTCATTGCTTCTAAGTTTGAG GAGCGAGCTCCACCTTGCCTGGATGATTTCCTGTATATTTGTGATGATGCCTACAAGCGTTCTCAGCTCATCGCCATGGAAATCAGCATCTTGCAGGCGCTGAACTTTGACATCAATATTCCGGTTCCATACCGCTTCCTCCGTCGCTACGCCAAG TGTGTGAATGCAGGTATGGACACACTGACTCTTGCACGCTTTATTTGTGAGCTGAGTTTGCTGGAGATGGAGTTTGTGCCCGTGAGAGCATCTTTGCTCGCCTCTGCCTGTGTGCTCATCGCTCTGGTTACTAAGGATCTTGGAGGATGG ACAAAGTGTTTGGAGTTTCACTCTGGATACAGTGTGGAGGATCTGGCACCCGTGGTCAGAAAACTTCATGAAATGCTCATCAGCCCGCCGGACAGTAAACTCGCCGTCGTCAGGAGCAAGTATGCACACAA GGTTTTCTTTGAAGTTGCATTGATCCCCACAGTGAGTCTGGAAACGTTGGAAAGGTTTTTGAAATGA